From a region of the Salinispira pacifica genome:
- a CDS encoding IS5 family transposase (programmed frameshift) translates to MYRTEDKTQLSFEDFYLPFGGKLNPNNRWVQLADLIPWEDLEAEYASQFAIESGQGAPAIRFRTALGALIIKEKLGITDEETVEQIRETPYLQYLIGMQGYQDEAPFDPSMMVHFRKRISMDMITHANELIIAEERKKTEDDTEAEKEENPEVENNGKLLIDATCVPGDIRYPTDLSLLNESRTKLETIIDVLHAKRPKGATKPRTYRQRAQKDFLAVIKKRKASKNKIRKAIRKQLGYIRRNLRHIEQLATVVGLNSLSRQQYRNLLVISEVFRQQALMYENKDHRMSGRIVSISQPHIRPIVRGKAGTPVEFGMKISSANIDGYMFIDRCSWDPYNESGDLDMQAENYKQRYGVYPESIHADQIYRTRDNRNWCKKRGIRLSGPPLGRPPKDRGENRERKKLARQDELDRIAVEGTFGRAKRRYSMGRLMTKLAETSESQVAMIMLVMNLEKIRKDLFYVLIIAMLRSRKIPKSHYPVVLGYGNMAA, encoded by the exons ATGTATAGAACTGAGGACAAAACGCAGCTTTCATTTGAAGATTTCTATCTCCCATTTGGAGGCAAACTGAACCCCAATAACCGCTGGGTACAGCTTGCTGATTTAATTCCCTGGGAAGATTTAGAAGCAGAATATGCCTCACAGTTTGCTATCGAAAGCGGGCAAGGCGCTCCGGCGATCCGTTTCCGTACAGCATTGGGTGCCCTGATTATAAAGGAAAAATTAGGAATTACAGATGAGGAAACCGTGGAGCAGATTCGTGAGACGCCTTACCTGCAATATCTCATCGGAATGCAGGGGTACCAAGATGAGGCTCCTTTTGATCCATCAATGATGGTCCATTTCAGAAAGCGAATCAGCATGGACATGATCACTCACGCAAATGAATTGATTATTGCCGAAGAACGT AAAAAAACTGAAGATGATACGGAAGCTGAAAAAGAAGAAAATCCTGAGGTAGAAAACAACGGAAAGCTTCTGATTGATGCCACCTGCGTACCCGGTGATATTCGATATCCCACAGACCTTTCCCTTTTAAATGAGAGCCGGACAAAACTGGAAACCATCATAGACGTTCTTCACGCAAAACGGCCCAAGGGGGCGACAAAACCCCGAACATACCGGCAAAGGGCGCAAAAGGATTTTTTGGCGGTCATCAAAAAGCGCAAAGCGAGCAAGAACAAGATTCGCAAAGCAATACGCAAGCAGCTGGGGTACATACGCCGTAATCTCCGGCACATAGAGCAATTAGCGACGGTAGTCGGCTTGAATAGCCTGTCTCGGCAGCAGTACCGGAATCTGCTGGTGATCTCAGAAGTCTTTCGCCAGCAGGCCCTGATGTATGAAAACAAAGATCATCGAATGTCAGGCCGGATCGTGAGCATATCCCAACCCCATATTCGCCCCATAGTCAGGGGAAAAGCCGGTACCCCGGTTGAGTTCGGCATGAAGATTTCATCCGCCAATATTGACGGGTACATGTTCATCGATCGCTGTTCATGGGATCCATACAACGAGTCTGGTGATTTAGACATGCAGGCTGAAAATTACAAACAGAGATATGGCGTGTATCCGGAATCAATACACGCCGATCAGATTTACCGCACCAGGGACAACCGAAATTGGTGCAAGAAACGGGGAATCAGATTATCCGGTCCGCCGCTTGGTCGTCCACCGAAAGATCGTGGAGAAAATCGAGAACGAAAGAAGCTGGCCCGTCAGGATGAGCTGGATAGAATCGCCGTAGAAGGGACATTCGGCAGAGCAAAACGACGGTACTCAATGGGTCGATTAATGACAAAGCTTGCTGAGACCAGTGAATCGCAGGTGGCCATGATCATGCTGGTGATGAACCTGGAAAAGATTCGGAAGGATCTTTTTTACGTCTTGATCATAGCTATGTTACGCAGCCGAAAAATTCCGAAGTCTCATTACCCCGTGGTATTGGGGTATGGTAATATGGCAGCATAG